One Candidatus Hydrogenedentota bacterium genomic window, CTTCAAGGTAGTATGAGGAGCGCACATCATTCTTGCCATCAAGAAACCACTTGACAGGATTAATTGGAGAGCGAACATCAATCGCATAGGGTTTTAACCGCTCCGCCTGTGATGAGACGACTATTCCATATCGCTCGTTTCCGCTGGCTTGAGTGCGAAGCCACGTCTTTGCCGTGCCCAAGTCGCGGGTGAGAACTATGGGGTAGCGGTTTTCCAGCTCCTGCAAGGTGTCCTGCGCCCTGTATGTTTCACAGTCCAGCAGGCTCTTCACAAACCCCGAAACCTTTTCGGATCTAAAAGACCGCATAGAGACGGAAAGATGGAGGTCTTTCTGGTAGTGCACATGGTCACGGTTCTGGATTGAAGAAAGGACCGCTCCCGCGCCATATTCGCTGTCAGTTAAAGCGGGCGATATGTATAGGTGCCAGCCTTCATATGCTTTTTTTTGCAAAGCGGCAATCCATTCGCCAATGCCTGCCTCACCCGTGTTAATCTCCTGTCCACCACCGACAAGACAAACAATTACCGCCCAATCATCGCGGCGGTTCATGCAGGAAATAAGGAACTCAGGTTCTGAAATATTGAATCCGGAAACTCTTTTTTTTCGGCTCATGAAGGACGCCGTCTGCTCCAAGTCCCAGGCTCGCTGCGCCTCGTCAAACAATGCCACATGATCGACCGGAGGACGCCTCGAATCACGTAGGCATTCATCCCTGAAATGGTGCACGTTCTGAATAAATGCCTTAACACGTGTCATGGATTCGTTTTTCTTAAGTTTTTTGCCACATGCGCGCTCGCGTCTCACTGTGTCGCGCGCCAGCGCCTCACGAAGTATTGCCACAAGCGGGCCATTGCCGGAAAGAAACACGCTGTGAAGGTCACTCTTTGAATCGTTGTATTTTGTGGCGATATTAAGCCCAACAAGCGTTTTCCCAGCACCGGGAACCCCGGTGACAAAGCATATTGATTTTTGGCCTGACAACTTGGAGTGCTCAATGATTCTGGCCAGCTGCTCTGAGGTGTCGCTCAAATTAATGGCTTCCGCGTCACTGCGAGATATTTCAGCTACACCATGCCCAGCGTAAAGCGCTCTGGCTGCCTCAACTATCGTGGGCGTCGGACAGTATCGGGACGTTTCCCACAATTCAGGATCAACTGTATGCCCCGCCAATTCATTTATAAGACTGGCCACAATGGATGCAAAGTTCTGGGCGTTTGCGCAAATTGGTTTGTAAAGTCCCGCTTCCCTATGGTGTTCTGTGAGCTCATACGACATACTTTTTGCATGTGATGCCACCAGTATCGGGACTACAGGCAAGTCATGACTGGCTTCATGAAAATATTTAAGGTCCATTGCATAGTCATACGACTGGTCCAGATCGTTTAGTGAATATTCCCGGGAGTCAATCTTAAATTCTATGGCCAGAATTAAGCCATTTATGAGGGCTATGGCGTCGACACGGTGTCCCATGCGAGGGATTTCAAATTCGAGGTACACCTTCCCCATATGACCGGAAAGGGCTTCGCGTAAAAGCGGCAATTGTGACAGCCAAGCATCCCGCTGTGCCTGTAAAATAGGAAAAGAGCTTCCCTTGACCAATTCTGCGAGCACATCATTGTCGGAAGTGCGACAAAAACGGGATATACTCTCTGCATACCAAGATCGCTTCATTTTCCGTTAGGCCTCTCATAATTCAACGCTAATAGCTAAAAGCGTCCAATTTCAATATCATTATTTAACATGACACGTTTCATATCAAAAGGTTGTTTTCTCCGTTGCGCCACACAATCAATCCCCGACACCGTCTTAAACGTTGAAACCCCCATTTTTGCCCACAGGGGCAAATACTGTTCAGCCTCGCTTGGTTAGTCTCGCATAGAACCACCCAAAATGCAAGTGCGTTGTCGCCTCTTTCCCCCTCTCTCCCCCGCCATCGTTTTGTGTTGCTGTGACGGTTGCCCAAGTGACGCTCATATTCTCCACAACATCCTGTCCCAGAGCGGCTTACATTTTCCAAATGGCAACAAGGCGCGCCTTATATATAGGGGATGTTGTGAACTTCCCCCCATCCCCCCATAGAGGAAAGGGTGCCTATGAACCTGATGAACCCCGCAGATTTCACGGTGTGGTGTGTGGCGGCGGCGGGCATACTGGCGGTGCCGCGCGTGAAATGTCCCCTTGCCGTGTCCGCTCTCAGGCGGCATGTTGATGCCTGGGGTTTGTCCTTTATGTCTCCGGCATGGGCCTCCCCCCACCCCTGTGACGGTGGGTGTCCGCATCGTCTCCGCGCCCCCTCCGCGCCCCTCCCCCCACCTCCCCCCCCTTCTTCCCCCCTTTTATAGGGGGGGAAGGGAGGGGGAGGGTGGGGGGGCGGGGGGGGAACATGGGTGGGGTGCTTGGGTAAAACGTTAGCCTACAGGCGTGTGTGTCCGTTCTTGCTCTTGCTCTTGCTCTTGCTCTTGCTCCAAAACCCCAAACGGAGAGCAAGATGAAGAGCAAGATGAAGAGCAAGAGCAGGAAAACAAAACGAATGTTCCCCCGCCGCTTGACCCGCGTGCGGT contains:
- a CDS encoding DUF2075 domain-containing protein encodes the protein MKRSWYAESISRFCRTSDNDVLAELVKGSSFPILQAQRDAWLSQLPLLREALSGHMGKVYLEFEIPRMGHRVDAIALINGLILAIEFKIDSREYSLNDLDQSYDYAMDLKYFHEASHDLPVVPILVASHAKSMSYELTEHHREAGLYKPICANAQNFASIVASLINELAGHTVDPELWETSRYCPTPTIVEAARALYAGHGVAEISRSDAEAINLSDTSEQLARIIEHSKLSGQKSICFVTGVPGAGKTLVGLNIATKYNDSKSDLHSVFLSGNGPLVAILREALARDTVRRERACGKKLKKNESMTRVKAFIQNVHHFRDECLRDSRRPPVDHVALFDEAQRAWDLEQTASFMSRKKRVSGFNISEPEFLISCMNRRDDWAVIVCLVGGGQEINTGEAGIGEWIAALQKKAYEGWHLYISPALTDSEYGAGAVLSSIQNRDHVHYQKDLHLSVSMRSFRSEKVSGFVKSLLDCETYRAQDTLQELENRYPIVLTRDLGTAKTWLRTQASGNERYGIVVSSQAERLKPYAIDVRSPINPVKWFLDGKNDVRSSYYLEDVATEFHVQGLELDWVCVSWDGDFRRTENGWGHFEFRGTKWNNINKESRKMFLKNSYRVLLTRARQGMVIFVPKGSESDPTRDPRFYDSTYNYLKSVGLREL